Proteins from a single region of Trichoplusia ni isolate ovarian cell line Hi5 chromosome 3, tn1, whole genome shotgun sequence:
- the LOC113508649 gene encoding uncharacterized protein LOC113508649 has protein sequence MHSLNMLWCAQNEERWLKKQERDFNHQCVGTIEVIPDSIFVQHFRLNKSTFRSLCQELRVKTSLRGSQEISLTVKVLCALTFLATGSYQRTFGVTQHVAQRTASRCIRQVVDALNHPAIMARWIVFPRTQQERGLIKQEKVWNKMFSLI, from the exons atgCATTCTCTCAATATGTTGTGGTGCGCTCAAAACGAAGAAAGATGGCTTAAAAAGCAGGAAAGAGACTTTAATCATCAGTGCGTCGGCACGATCGAAGTTATACCGGATAGTATATTTGTGCAACACTtcagattaaataaatctacGTTTCGGTCTCTTTGTCAAGAACTACGAGTAAAAACTTCCTTGAGGGGTTCTCAGGAAATTTCTCTAACAGTTAAG GTGTTGTGCGCTCTTACCTTTTTGGCGACAGGCTCCTATCAAAGGACTTTTGGTGTTACCCAGCATGTAGCCCAACGAACAGCTAGCCGATGCATCAGACAAGTCGTTGATGCGTTAAACCACCCTGCTATCATGGCGAGATGGATAGTATTTCCGAGAACTCAGCaagaaagaggtttaattaaacaagagaaagtatggaacaaaatgttttcactcATTTAA